TGCATCCCGAAGCGCTGCTGGTCACGAACGGCGCGGCGCACGGCATCTTCCTTGCGCTTGCATCGATCGTCGGGCCGGGCGACACCGTGCTGTGCGAGAGCCTGACCGATCACGGCGTGATCGGCTCCGCGAACGTGCTCGGGTTTACGCTGAAGGGGCTCGAGATGGACGAGCACGGCATGCGTCCCGAACATTTCGAGGAGATGTGCGACGGCGAGCGGATCACCGCGCTCGTCTGCACGCCGACCCTCAATAACCCGACCGTGTCGCTGATGACGGATTCGCGGCGGCGGTCAATCGCGCGCATCGCGACACGCTACGGCGTGTACGTGATCGAGGACGACGTGTACGGCCCGCTGCCCGAGAAGACGGGCACCCCGATCGCGAGCCTGATTCCGGAGCTCGGCTTCTACTGCACGAGCATGACGAAATCGGTGCTGACGGGGTTGCGCACCGGCTATCTCGCGATGCCGAGGCGGCTCGCGCTGCGCGTCGAGAGCGTGCTGCGCGTGAGCAGCTGGATGGCGACGTCGCCGATCGCGGAGATCGCGACGCGCTGGATCGCCGACGGCACTGCGCGCCGCCTCGTCGAACTGCAGCGCCAGCGGCTCGCCGCGCGCCAGGAGATGGTGAAGGCCGCGCTTGGGCCCTACGTGCTCGGCGCGCATCCGAATGCGCTGTCCGCATGGCTGCGCGTGCCTGACTACTGGCAGGCCGACCGGCTCGTGCGCGAATTGCGCACGCGCAAGATTGCGGTGACGTCGCCCGATCCGTTCCTCGTCGGCGGCACGGAGCGGCCGAACGCGGTGCGCGTGTGCATCGGCGCCGAGACGACGGATGCCGCGTGCAACGCGGCGCTCGAGACGATCGCGGGCGTGTTCGAGCAGTATCCGCACCTGAACGATTTCCACTGAACCGACGGCGTCGGCACGCACGCCGCGCGCAATGTATCAGGACATTCGAAAGCGCGATTTGGAACATTAGACTGGATCGCATCACATCCATCGTGAGGCGTGCGTTCCATGTCCTTCCTGTCGCTGTCCGACGTCTACCGTGCGCGCCGTCGTCTCGCCGGGCAGGCGGCCGGCACGCCGCTCGTCGCGTCCGCCGCGCTGTCCGCGCGCGTCGGGGTGCCTGTCTACCTGAAACTCGAAACGCTGCAGCCGACCGGCAGCTTCAAGCTGCGCGGCGCCACCCATGCGCTCGCGGAACTCGCGGCGCAGCGCGTGACGCGCGTCGTCACCGCGTCGACCGGCAATCACGGCCGCGCGCTTGCGCATGCGGCGCGCGCGCTCGGCATCGAGGCGACCGTCTGCATGTCGTCGCTGGTGCCGGCCAACAAGGTCGACGCGGTGACGGCGCTCGGCGCGCGTGTCGTGATCGTCGGCGACAGCCAGGACGACGCGCAGGTCGAGGCGCGACGCCTCGTGTGCGACGAAGGCTATGCGTACGTGCCGCCGTTCGACGATCCGCGCATCATCGCGGGCCAGGCGACGATCGGCGTCGAGATTCTCGAAGCGCTGCCCGACGCGGCGACGCTCGTCGTACCGCTGTCGGGCGGCGGCCTCTTCAGCGGCGTCGCGTTTGCCGCGAAGGCAATCCGGCCGCCGGTCGAGATGATCGGCGTATCGATGGCGCGCGGTGCCGCGATGCACGCGAGCCTCGCGGCCGGCCACCCGGTCGACATCGACGAGCAGCCGACGCTTGCCGATTCGCTCGGCGGCGGCATCGGCCTCGACAACCGCTACACGTTCGAGATGACGCGCGCGCTGGCCGACGACGTCGTGCTGCTCGACGAGCCGTCGATCGCGCGCGGCATCGCGTATGCGTATCGCGAGGAGCGGCTGGTCGTCGAAGGGGCCGGCGCGGTCGGCATCGCCGCGTTGCTCGACGAGCGGATCGTGCGCCGCGATCGCGGCGGCCAGATCGTGGTCGTCGTGAGCGGCGCGAACATCGACATGGCCGTGCATCGCCGGCTCGTTTCGGAGAACTGACATGGCCCATCCCGTCACCTTGCTCGGGCAGGCGCAACTGCGTGCGCTGGTACCGCTCGATCTTGCCGCGATCGACCAGGTCGAGGCCGCGTTCGCGTCGCTTGCGACCGACGCCGTCGCGATGCCGCCGATCCTGAATCTCGCGCTGCCGGAACGCCACGGCGAAGTGGACGTGAAGACGGCCTGGCTGCCGCGCTTCGACAGCTTTGCGATCAAGGTCAGCCCCGGCTTTTTCGACAACCCGTCGCTCGGGCTGCCGAGCCTGAACGGCTTGATGCTCGTGCTGTCCGCGCGCACCGGCCTCACCGAAGCCGTGCTGCTCGACAACGGCTACCTGACGGCCGTGCGCACCGCGGCGGCCGGCGCGGTGGCCGCGCGCCGGCTCGCGCGCGCCGATGCGCGCCGCGCGGCGATCGTCGGCGCGGGCGAACAGGCGCGGCTGCAGCTCGCTGCGCTGATGCTCGTGCGCGACATCACGCACGTGACGGTATGGGCGCGCGATACCGCGCGGGCCGCGCAGTTCGCCGCCGACGTGCGCGCGGCGCAGGGCATCGATGCGATCGTTGCGCGGTCGGTGCATGCGGCGCTCGCCGACGCAGACGTCGCGGTGACGACGACGCCGAGCCGCGAGCCGCTGGTGCACGCGGAAGACCTGCATCCGGGGCTGCACGTGACGGCGATGGGTTCCGACGCCGACTACAAGAC
The DNA window shown above is from Burkholderia pyrrocinia and carries:
- the eutB gene encoding hydroxyectoine utilization dehydratase EutB, producing the protein MSFLSLSDVYRARRRLAGQAAGTPLVASAALSARVGVPVYLKLETLQPTGSFKLRGATHALAELAAQRVTRVVTASTGNHGRALAHAARALGIEATVCMSSLVPANKVDAVTALGARVVIVGDSQDDAQVEARRLVCDEGYAYVPPFDDPRIIAGQATIGVEILEALPDAATLVVPLSGGGLFSGVAFAAKAIRPPVEMIGVSMARGAAMHASLAAGHPVDIDEQPTLADSLGGGIGLDNRYTFEMTRALADDVVLLDEPSIARGIAYAYREERLVVEGAGAVGIAALLDERIVRRDRGGQIVVVVSGANIDMAVHRRLVSEN
- a CDS encoding PLP-dependent aminotransferase family protein is translated as MGRTEVSAGWRDALGAVHGIESKYKRLVKAIATDIENGALAPGTRLAPQRDVASSLGVSVQTVTNAYKELERQGLIRCEVGRGSFVAARVTESMSNYMLDTAERELVDFSIARIVHTPEHDAAWRAVCAALAGTDDQPWIRSFRPIAGLDAHREAGAAWLASLNMPVHPEALLVTNGAAHGIFLALASIVGPGDTVLCESLTDHGVIGSANVLGFTLKGLEMDEHGMRPEHFEEMCDGERITALVCTPTLNNPTVSLMTDSRRRSIARIATRYGVYVIEDDVYGPLPEKTGTPIASLIPELGFYCTSMTKSVLTGLRTGYLAMPRRLALRVESVLRVSSWMATSPIAEIATRWIADGTARRLVELQRQRLAARQEMVKAALGPYVLGAHPNALSAWLRVPDYWQADRLVRELRTRKIAVTSPDPFLVGGTERPNAVRVCIGAETTDAACNAALETIAGVFEQYPHLNDFH
- a CDS encoding cyclodeaminase, encoding MAHPVTLLGQAQLRALVPLDLAAIDQVEAAFASLATDAVAMPPILNLALPERHGEVDVKTAWLPRFDSFAIKVSPGFFDNPSLGLPSLNGLMLVLSARTGLTEAVLLDNGYLTAVRTAAAGAVAARRLARADARRAAIVGAGEQARLQLAALMLVRDITHVTVWARDTARAAQFAADVRAAQGIDAIVARSVHAALADADVAVTTTPSREPLVHAEDLHPGLHVTAMGSDADYKTELAPSVFGAARYFCDRLQQTRVAGELAHAIAAGAVAADAVFPELGEVIVGRRDGRTHRDDITICDLTGTGAQDTAIAVLALQRASAAAVGTIFHNDLTT